GCACAGACCCAAAGGCAAGCTTCTCCCAACATCATCTGTGGGCCAAATGGGGTCACTCACTGTTCTGATAGTCCCTCCAGGACAAGGGCAATGAAGTATGGGGGAGGAGATGGGCCCAGTTTTTGGGAAAAGGATGGGTATCCTTGAGGGTGGGACCACTGATGGGCCACTTATCATTCCATGAGCCCCAGAGAGGTTGGGGATCACAGCAAATGGGCAAAGCCATTGAGGTGGCCAAGACCTCAGGCTCCATTCACAAGTTCCCGTTTCACATGGTCTGGGTCAGGGGAACATGGCCCTCTTTCACTCACCTGCCTGTGTCCCATCCAGGAAATGAAGGCCGAGTTTGCAAAGGAAGCCCAGTCGGGAACACAGCAGCTCCTGCTCAGCGCAGCAGTGTCCGGGGGCAAGGTCACCCTTGACAGTGGCTATGACATCCCCCAGATATCCCAGTAAGTCTGCCTCAGTCATCCCAGCAGCGTCTGTACACAACCCTCTCTCCCTCACCCTGCCCCAGCACTCCATATAGGGCATTGGACTTAGAGTCCCAGTGATTCCAGAAGCTcagtgtgtgaccttgagcaagtcacttccccactctgtgcctcagtttccccatctgtcaaGCACAGGATAATAATCCCTACCCTGCCTTTTTCACTTGGGATGCTGTGTTGACCAGCTGAGAAAGTTGTTATAAATGTGTTTTGGCAAAGAAAGCAGGAAAAGCTATACAAGCCAGCCACCCACCAGTGGGCATTTTCTCAGTGCCTGCTCCAGCAGAGTGCTAGGCTGTGGAGAGGCAGCACATAGGTAATAGTACCCTTCACTTCTGGAATGCTGGGGAGTCCTCAAGGTGCTTTCACACACAGGCAACCCCTTTCCAATTCACCCACCCCCCTTTACCGTGCCCCTGCATATGCACATGTGAATGGTCAACAACCAAGCCGCTCACCTCTCACTGGAACAAAGGCATGGATCTTGGGAAACCCAGAAATAAGGAACAAATGCTCTTCAACTTGACCTTAGAATCTTCTGTAGGGTCTTAGGGAGGTACAGACTCATTGCATAACTTGACCATTTAAAGGGTGGAAAGAATTAGCTCTCAACCATTTGCCACAAACATCCAAAGCTCACATACACAAAATCCGCCTACAGCCCACAGCCCCCATGACCCTACCAGTGTGGATGTGGAAAAGTTCTGCCCCACTCCGCTGGATCCTTGGGTTCAGGTTAACCTTCGGCATCTGTTGATGCTACTTTTAATCTGCATTTACCAAGGCAGGAGTGGAGGCAGGATGGCGAGATGGAGCCCCATGCCCAAGTATGCGCTGGAGGCATAAAAGGAGAACCCCATTCTTTCATTAAATGCATTTGTGGGACCTTGACCCCACACCCTACTGTGGCACAGAGGAAGACAACACAGCAGCTAGGACAACAGATGACAACGGAGAACCactgggatctggggaccatggctctTCTCTCAGCTGCCTGCCTGTCCTATTTTCCATCCCACTGAGCTGGTGGAGTGGAGGCCATGAGCATTTCTAATTTCCTGCCTTACCCTTCCTTCATCCCCTTCTTCTACAGACACCTGGATTTCATCAGCCTCATGACCTACGACTTTCATGGAGCCTGGCGTCAGACCACAGGACATCACAGCCCCTTGTTCAAAGGCCAGGAGGATGCAAGTCCTGACCGGTTCAGCAATGTTGTGAGTGCCTGGAAGGGGCAAGGCCAGGAGGGGGTCCACAAGGCCTGCGTGTTCACACACCACCCATCTACTCCTCAGTATGAggcccacttcacagatgaggaaactaaggcccaaAGTCTGTCCATTCTCCATGGCTCTTAGAATGAAGGAGGTTATACCTCCATAAAGGACCAGGACCTCTCCTGACTGGTATGCAGGGTGGATAGAGTGAAGGCAGAGGGCAGAGTAAAGAAAGCTGGGGTTGAGGAGGCTGGTGGCTAAGGAGGCGGGCATCTGGTCTGTGTAATCAGAGCAAATCACCTATTTCTGGATCTGTCAAATGGTAAGAATCCCTTTCTATACCTAATAgcagtggcggttcagtggtaaaattctcgtcttccatgtgggagacctgggttcaattcccagccaatgcacttgaAGCACAGCCATCCACTTATCACtggagtcttgtgtgttgctatgatgctgaacaagtttcagtggggcttccagactaagacagactaggaagaaaggcctggaaatctacttctgaaaatgagccaatgagaaccctatggaccgcaatgagttgggggccaacttcaCGGCAGCTAACCGTAACAACTGCATACCTAATGGAATTTTTTTGAGAAAGAAACCATAAAATGCATTTTAAAGTGACATTATGGGTTCCCAGAAGGAAGAGAAACCCCAGATTTACCATATACCTATAACCTCACTTTTCAAGGCAGCAGCATTAATTGTGTCCCCATCCATGTACCACCACCCCAGCTAACTAGTCTCCCTGGTATTGTCCCTTCCTATTCCCACCCAGGATTACGCTGTGGGGTACATGTTGAGGCTGAGGGCCCCAGCCAATAAGCTGGTAATGGGCATCCCCACCTTTGGGAAGAGCTTCACCCTGGCCTCCTCCGAGACCGGGGTGGGAGCTCCAACCTCGGGGCCAGGAATAGCAGGCCGCTTCACCAAGGAGGAAGGCATCCTCGCCTACTATGAGGTAATGGGGTTGGGGAAAAGGTAAGTTTCCCCAATGCCACCAGCAGCACTAGGAAAGGTGATCCTCCCACCCCCACTTTTGCTTCTTTGGGAATAAAAAATGTCCCATTGACCTAACATCCCTGATGAAGAGGAAGGGAGCAGAACTTTTGCTATTAACAGTCTCCTGCAGACACTTCGGTTTCTACAACCACCCTAGTGAGAAGCTTCAGGGATATCCCTCTGTCCCCTGAGTTGGGATCTTCCCTCCAGCTCAGGAGAGAGCAATGGCCAAGGGCAGGCCCTTTAGCTTTAGTGCGCCCTCTGCTGCTCTAGCTGTGTGTCCGCGGGCCAGGCCTCAGTGTCAGCCCCCGATTTCCTGTACCCCTGTTTAAGACGGAGGAAGCCAAGGAGAACCCTCCTAAAGCTCTGGGTTCTAGCAGTCACTGGAGAACTTTGTTGGATGTCTGCATCTGCTTTACATAAATTTGCATACGGCCTACAGCCTTTGGGGGCAGATGAGGGCCCTGCAGGACTGGGAGAGAGAGGCTGCAGGAGGAAGCCGGGCTGGGAGCCACCTAAAGAGCAACATCTCCCTGGACGACACCTTAACACTACCCTTGCCCCGTTCTCTGCATAGGTCTGTGACTTCCTCCCAGGAGCCACAGTCCACAGACTCCTTGGCCAGCAGGTCCCCTACGCCACCAAGGGCAACCAGTGGGTGGGGTATGATGACCAGGAAAGCATTAAAAGCAAGGTAGGCTTCCCCAACGCCACGTCCCAGGAGAAAAAGGAGAGGGAGGCTCTGTCCCAAGCAGCCAGATTTGGGGCCCCCTTGCAATGAgggaagggccctggtggtgtagtggttaagcactcctctgctaactggaaggttggcgttgaatccactagccgctccctgggagaaagatgtgacagtctgcttctgtaaagattacaaccttggaaactctattgggcagttctactcagtcctttaGGGGCAGCCTTGACTCCATGCAACGGTTTTGCACTGAGGGCTAAGGGGTGTTATGGGTCTCAGGTGCCTGTTGTTCTCCCCTGGGGAGGGGCCCACAGAGAACCCCCCTCCCAGGAAGCCCAACCCTGCCCCATCTGGGCCTCCCTGCTAGGTGCAGTACCTGAGGAACAGGCAGCTGGCAGGTGCCATGGTATGGGCGCTGGACTTGGATGACTTCCGGGGCTCCTTCTGTGGCCAGAATCAGCGCTTCCCCCTGACGGGCACCATCAAGAATGCTCTCCTTGCAGCTTAGACTCCCTTCCTGGCCCTTCCGCTGTCCCTTCCCTCTGCACACAGTGGGGCCAGGGATGCCACGCGCCTAATTGCAGCTGGCCAGAAGCCTGATCACTGTTCTGTTGAGTCCCAagctgagcctcagtctcccttCCTTGGATCCTGTGCAAAGAGCCACAGCTCTGAGACTTGGGCTCAGCTCTGGGGAACAAGAGGTGGGGTGGGACTGCGGGCCAGTGAAGGCCTCAAAGCCGGCACCGTGTAAGGCACAGGATCAGTACACACTTGCTAATTAATGAAAATGCTTACTGACCCCAAGCCCTGCACAAGGGAATTTCTTCAACTCCCAGACCACAGCCTACTTGCCAAAAGATACCATTTGTAGCTCTGCCTCAAATAGCCAGACACCTTACAAGAAGCCGGGCCCATGCTAATTATACTCTATGCAAAGCCCAACTTGAAGCCTTTCCCCAGGAACATAATCATGTCTCCCATCCCACTTCCCTTTCCTAATTCCACAGCTGCTCAATAAAGTACAAAAGCTTAACAACGTGTGGCACTTGCTTCAGTCCATCTTTGTGGCCTCCCTGGGCTTGCTGGACTCACCTCCTCCACCTCTCCTGGATTCCTCTCTCTGAGGCATGGTGGCCTGAGTTTGCAGAGGGTGAAGCCACCATGTGTCTATGGTGCCCAGGCAAGCCCCAGCAGGAGGCCAGCACCCTCGGCCTCATATGCCTTGAACTTAACTCAAGAGGGCTGGTGGCCTTGCAGATCTTAAAATCATTGTCATCAGCTTCCTAATTAAGTTCCTTATTGAAAGAAAACTTTTCTGCTTCTGAAGCCCAGCAGGTGCTGGGAAGGAAGCCCTTTAACTCAATCTCTTCATCTCCTCCGTTCCCCCAGAAGGTGGTAGAAGCCCTGACCCCTGGACTCTCAGGGCCAGAAGGAAAGCAGAGGGCATCTCATGCAccctccacccccccacccaGGGCTGAATTGTCTGCAGGGCACTTGAGAGACACTCCCAGTgccaggagtccccaggtggtgcaaatggttaagtgcttgactactagacgaaagtttggcagttcaaatccactcagagcccctcagaagacaggattgacaatctgcttctgaaagtccatgaccttgaaaatcttatggagtataattctactctgatgcacatggagttgccatgagtcaaaatcgacttgacggcagctaacaacaacccaaTGCCAGGCAGCTCCTGACCTTACCATTGCTGGGCTGAAATCGACCGGCAGTTCCAGCACCACCCTCTGGAGGGAAACAGGACACTCAGCCCTCACTCCTGTGACAGTCTCTGCAGAGGCCAAGGCACCTTCGCTCAGGTGGCCTGACACATGAAGTGGGGGGGATGGGATGGGGCAGGATGGGCGTGAAGACCAATCTGTCTCCCAGCCCTTGTGACTGGAGGGCCTCTCACCAGTTTCTGTGAACTCCTGTGCTCCTGGATATGCCTTAAGCCTAAGAGAGTCCAGGCACTtgttccaaaaccaaagagaacttCCCTCTGGGTTCCTTGATGTTTGGGTGATCTGTGACTTGGCCTGATGGCTCATGAccctggtgtgaggtataggtgaGGTGGCTGCCCTGAAATCTGAACCAGCTGGAGCTGACCAGAGGCAACCGATCCCAAGGTCACAGTCCTGCTAAAGGCAAAGAAAGTGAGAACTTGGCCAGGGTCTCGGGTGGAAACAGGCATTTCACTGCTGGCAGGTAGGATCAAGCATTCCCTAATCCCTGCCCactgcccaccccaccccacagggGCTTTGAAACCTCAGTGGCTGGGAGCCCTCCTGGgtagccccacccccacccccctccaGGCACCCTCCCCCCCCGGCCTGGGACAGGCTCCCCAGGGCTGACTCAGGGTCCTGCATGGTTAGTCACATTTGCTTATAGCTGCAGAGTCAGACTGGGATGGGGATCGGGTCTCCAGGGCCTGCTCCCTGCCCAGCAGGACACTGAGTTACCTCGCAGAGGGCACGGGCCCCCAGGCAGGACTGGACCCCGGGGTTCCCCAGGTCGTCCACTGCCACTCCCCCACTCAACGGCCAGGGGTGAGAGGCAGCCAGTGTACCCCCTACTCGGGCTGAGGACGTAGCCCAGACCTGCTGCTCATTACaagttttttcatttgttttaaaatagtGGATAAATCATACATGCAAGGAGGCTggatggtgcaagcagtttgtgatcagctgtggacctaaaggttgacagttgtaacccacccagtggctccatggaagacaggcctggcagactgcttccataaagatcacagccaagaaaaccctatggagcagttctactctgtaacacatggtcgACTCAAAAGTAGCTAACGACAATACTGCACTGCACACATGCTAAAGGGTGCATAAGGTGGGTCTGTTGCATTTAAAGAACTGTTATAAAGTGAAAacttgtgtaaccaccacccaggGCAAGAAATAAGACATCAATAGCACCCCGGAAGCCAGCACAATCACATACATCCCTGACCCTGGGCCTAGAGGCAGCGCTCTGCTGACTTTTGAGATAACCTGTTTGTGCTTTCCCTTACGGTCTCACCATCTTTGGATGTACCTTAATGAAGAGAGCTTGGTTTGGCCTGTTTCTGAATTTAACGTAGCTGTAATTACACCATAGGCATGTCAGTGTGTCTTGCTTTCTTTGCTCACCATCGTGTCTGCAAGATCATCTGTGTTATTTATTGTGTGTGGCTGAAGTTAGTTCATTTTATTCCATATTTTGCTTTATAGTTGCATAGCTACTCCACAGTTATTACCCATTCCATGGTTGGTGGAGAGTTGTTTTCCCCCagattttggctattataaactATATGTCTCCTGGGACACATACATGAGGATTTCTctactggtgtgtgtgtgtctccaggAACAGAACTGCTGGGTCAGAGGGTATGCACATTTTCAACTTTATTAGATATTGTCTtactttttccaaaatggttgttccAGTaagcactcccaccagcaatgagagGTCTTGTTGCTGGCTTCCTCCCAAATACATTGTGTTTCCAGGCTTTTAAATTATTACCAGACTTCAAGTTTTattgaatgaaggaataaatcACTGAATCAGTGAGGAAAATTTGGGTCATACCTGCCTCATATCCCCCACTGCAAATGTCCAAGCCCACCTTCTACTTCAAAGAGTCTAGAAGTTTCAGAGCACTGTCCTCCTCTGGGGTTTCTTCTCGATCTGCCTTATGACTTTGCTGTACTCCCTAGGGCTAGCAGGCTGTGCACCCTGTTCTCTGTGATTGATGGGAACACTGAGGTCCAGAGCAGAGATAGAGGGGGCTGGGTTCTCAAAGCCTCACTCACAAAAGCATTACTCAGAAGTCTTCTTCCCTGGAGTCCCATTTCTGGAGGGCTTTTCTCCAGCCAACCCTGCCTTGGGCATCCCATTTCCCCCCTCTGTAGTGCTCTTGACCTCACCCAACATGAGAGAGAACCCCACGAAATGTGGGGATGGGGAAGTGAGGGACCCTGGGGCAAAACCAGGGGTGCTCCTCAGAGAAGGTTGTTTCAGACTGCCTGGGCCCAGCACTCAGTCTAAGAAGGCCTGGGCACAAGTAGCCGTAGAAGCCAAACACACCGAGTCTGATCTGGGCTCATTTTTTAGATGAACACTCTCTCCCATGGCCCTGACCCCTGGCACAGGCCCCCAGCAACGTCCCATCTCACTCATCTGTGCCCTCCCCCCATCTGGGCACCAACACCCTGGCTGCCAAGACCCAATTGGGTGATGGAGGAGGTAGCGTGCTCCTCCAGGGGCCCTGTGGTTCCTCCTCCAGAGCTATTCCTGGCCTAGCCACCTCCCCATCCCCCAGCCCCCCTGCCTGACCTGACCCCACGGCTGGGAATAATttggctgggggtggggcagcCCTAGACTATATATGCCTGGACCTAGGTGTCCCAGGCACCCTGGAGGCCCAGACCCTGCACTGCCAACCCCTGTGCACTGCAGCCTGACCCTCAGTCAACGCAGCAATGACAGGAAAAGCCACCTACGAGGCCCCCGCTGGTGGTCCAGAGGAATCAGCTTCTGAGCCTACCAAGGTGCCCACCCCAGAGGCTTCCGGAGAAGTGGCAGCACCAGAGCCCCCCAGGGAGGAGCAGGCTCCCCAGCCACAGGAGCCTGTCACCGAGGCACCTGACCCAGAAGCCCCCACAGCTGCTAAGCCTGTACCCCCAAGCGAAGGTGATGAGAGACGGGGCAGGTGGAGGAGGGGAGCCTggtgtggtgggggaggggggaggtctGCACCTTGAACCCTTGGTCTCACTCTGGCTTCTCCCTCAGATGTTCCCAGTGCCCCATTGCGGCTGACTGTGGAGGATGTGAGCGACAGCTCGGTGACTGTGAGCTGGGAGCCCCCGGAGAAGCTTGGGAGACTGGGGCTGCAGGGCTATGTGCTGGAGCTCTGCGAAGAGGGAGGTGCGCACTGGGCTAAGCCCTGCAAACATCCAGGGGAGATGGGCTTGAGGGGTGCAGGGACACGTCCCTAGACCCTGCAGTTGGCCAGTCTGGGGGTGACATGTGAGGTGGTCCCTTTACTCCACCCAGGGACAGATTTTCCAAcgagcaaggtacacacgggcttacttgtgctttcttacttactcatctgtagcGTACAATTTGACCTGTTTTTCACTGTATCAAGGATGAGGTGAGACCCATGTGAAACCGcacactacagattaataagtgaACACAAGtgagcctgtgtgtaccttgcttactggttaatctgcccctgttcCACTGATGTATTTTGAAAGGCAGGGGGATGTCCGAAATGACCTCAGGAGCTCCCTGGTCCTCCAGCTCCTGGGAGCCTCTGAGTAACAGAGAGAGAAGGGCCAGGGGCACTGGGGCTGTACTCTGatgaggagttaaaaaaaaaaaaaaggaggagccAAATCTCAGAGCACCCTGCTTGGGGAAGACAGGGCATGAGATGGAGGGTAGAGAAGCTAGGGGTGGAGGGGAGACCGTGAGAGGCAATGAGGAGAAAGGGGGGCATTctggccaactccatggcagccaaGTTCAGTCTGGCCTCTTGTCTGTGCCCCTACCTTGCTGTGTGGCTTTGCAAATGCGTCGAACACTTTCTGGGCTTCAGCAACCCCATGTCTGGCTGTGACTCCAGGGGATAGCTAGGATCTAAGATCAGGTGCCTTTAATGCTACTTGACAGTGATAAAGCAAAGACTGGAGGAAATACGGCCCAGAGAGAGAAGCCAGCtttttccaatcaccagcaagAAGAAAAGGAAGCCCTGTTACAAGTGGCCCATGGCCTGGTGCCCATGGTCATGCAGGCCAAGATCTCACACTCTCTCATTTCCCTCAGCCTCAGAGTGGGTGCCTGTGAACGCCCGGCCCATGATGGTGACCCAGCAGACCATGCGGAACCTGGCTCTAGGAGACAAATTCTTCCTGCGCGTGGCTGCGGTCAGCTCCGCGGGGGCCGGCCCACCGGCTGTGTTGGACCAGCCTATCCACATCCAAGAGATCATTGGTAAAAGCCTGTCCTTTCACCCCCTGTGCCCCAGCCCTTCCCAGACACCTTAACTGATGGCTGGAGAAACCAAGGCCAATGACAGAGGGCACTGGGCAGCGATTCCCTCATCCCACATTCATACACACAAGGCTCATGCCTTCCCCACGTTGCCTTAAGAAAGTCCCAGGTGCTCCAGCAGTAAGGGGCCTCTAGAGGTCAAAGGGGCCATCTCCATGAGTGGTCAAGCCCCCAAACATTGTGGGAGGAGCTCCCTGATCCCCAGAAATGAAAGCTCAAACACCCTCCGGAAACCAGACTCAGGGTCCCAGTGCTAAGAGCCCACTGTTCCTCCTACCTAATCTTAATCTCTCCTGCAGCCTCGGGAATTCATTTTCTGGCCACTTGCTGCTCATTTGATATGGCCTGAGATCCAGGTTCTCCCAATATGGGGATTTGCTCACCCCTTGTTGTACCATGTCCCTGATGGGAGGAAAAAGAAGGCCTGCAAAAGGCCTGTGAAGGTTTCCCTGTCCCCGAGGGCAGGGCCACGCTGGAGACCCAGGAGGCCAGCTGCTGCCCCAGTTGCTAATATTTCTATTTGCAGGGTGCATTAGCCGAAGTCCTACCCCTGTTCTCTCCCAGGGCTGATCAGGTTTCAGTCTGTTAATGGCAGTGAGTCATTTGGTCTGATCTGAGGTCTCTGGGGACAGCCCAGGGCCCCAGGGTGAAGAGAGACACAGGCAAGCAGGTGCCTGAGGCCTTCTCCACCTTCCTTCTTGCTCCCCCATCAAGGCGACGGCTGGTTCCTGGCAGAGGCTGGGGGAGAACCCCACAGCTCTGGGCAAGGCCTGCAGAAAGGGGGGTCTTCATGGCCACAGGAGGAGTCAAGTTTGGATTCAAGAAAATCTCTCTCAACTCTGAGGCCTGAGAGACGTGGGAGCCATTGAGTTAGGGACCTTAGAATTGTAGACTATCACAGCTAGTCCATCCAAGCCAAGCACTTCACCTTACAGGTAAAAAAAACATAACCCATGGggcccagggactccctaaagGTCACCCAGGCTTTGAATGGCAGAACCTGACTCCCTCTCAAGACCATTCATGCCCACATCCAGCTCCCCAGGCCTCAGTGGAGTGTCGTCTAGTGGTTTTCAAACCCAAGAACATTCCCATACTTTCAGTCTGGGTGACACCCAGCCTGGCAGCTTCATTATGgtctcaatggctgtgatctggGAGggtcctggaccttcttctgctgGGCCCTTTTGTCAGAGGCCCCAGACTGAAGGAGTTGGCCAGCCTCTGCACCCACTTCTCCATAAAAACTCCTCTGGCAGAAAAGAAGGGGATTTCCTGGAGAGAAGACGGGGAGGAGGCTGTGAGCAAGTGGGGAGCAGCCAGGCCCTCCTCACGGGTAGGGCAGGGCGGGGGCCATGCCCAGAATCCTCAGCTGCTCAGCTGTCCCTCCTTGGCCATCTGGACCTGCCAAGCATTCCTGGCCCCCTGCAGCTGCCCCTGGAGCGTTCCACACCTGACACTTCCAAAGCCAAGTGCCTGCACATCTAATCCTCGGAGACACAGTGTTCCTTCTCACTGTCTCCTCCTCCTCCGTCCTGTGTGCCAGCTGCTGCCACCTGTTTGCCACTAAGGAGCCTCagtccccagccccagccccagtccCTGTCTGAGGAGGCTTGGGGACAGGGCAGGGTCAGCTACTGCTTCCCTTGGAATGCCCAGCGGCTCCAGTGGGTGCACCTGATTAGGTGGTGGTCAGGAAATAGGTTCCCTACCATAGCAGGGGCTTGAAGTAATGCTTCAGGAAGGACTTCTCAACTGGGAGATGGAAAGACCACGGGAAGGGTGACAGAGGAAGAGGGAGTTACGTCTGCTCTGGCCTCATTTAAGAAGagaaaacctaaaaccaaaacctgttgccatcgagtcaattctgactcatagcaaccctgtaggacagagtagaactgccccacaaagtttcaaaggagcacctggtggatttgaactgccgaccttttggttagcagccgttgcacttaaccactacgccaccagggtttcctttaagaaGAGCCCAACCCAAAAAGAGAGAGATCCTAATTCTCCCAATACGATctggagagagagaaatgagtGTCAGGGCCTCCCAGGGGCTTCTCTGAAGCTCGTGGGGCATGAGATGGTAGGTGTGGCGGGTAGGGGCTACTGGATTAGGAGGAAGACAGCATTTCTTCCCTGCCTCAGGAATGCAGTCCCAGCAGGTGCAGCACCTGCTCTCCACCAGGGGGAGCCAGGGAGCCAGGCAGGTCCATCTGGAGTTTGGGAATGCCAGGGCTGCAGGGAAAATTCCAGCCAGGCAGGGTGGAGGCGCCAAGCGAATGCATGAGATGCTTATCGGTTCACACCACCACGGAGCCATGCCTTCCCTGGGGCCTCCTGGCTCTCTGGTCCCCAAGGACCTTAAAGGGTTCAGGGCCCTGGACCTCAAGAGTGAGCTTTGCCCTTCTCACAAGGAAGCAGCCCCAGATGGCCAAACACTCCCAGGGGCTCTCCTGCCAGGCCAACAACCCTCATCAGCTGTCCCCTCCCCCAACTCAGAAGCCCCTGACAAACTACCCCTCTGCTATGCTAAGCCTAGACTCTGACTTTGATACAGAGGCCCCCAAGATCCGTGTCCCCCGCCACCTTCGTCAGACCTACATCCGCCAGGTGGGAGAGGCGGTCAACCTGCAAATCCCTTTCCAGGTGGGTGAGCCTCCTGCCAAGGGTAAGAGCCTACTCTCAGGAGTAGATATATGGACCCCCATCTGAGGTATGTCAGGGGGTCCAGGAAAGGCTGGGATCCCCATGAGTGTCCACTGGGAACCTATCAAGACCACCTCATTCTCCCCAAGCCACACACATGACTCATTTGTGATTCTCTAGCCCAAGGACAGGGCAGGTGGTCTCCCAGGGCTGGACACCTCTGGGGACATGGCTCTGGGCACTGCCTGTGATGTGCCTCTGCTGTGCCTCCTGGGAAGGGCCAGTGGGACAGGCTGCCCTGGGCACAGCCTCAGAGACTCCTGATTGGGTGGGCATGGGGCACAAGCACCTCCCTGCACCCAGCCTGAGAGTTCCTCCCTCTCAGGGGAAGCCCCGGCCTCAGGCCTCATGGACCCACAACGGCCAGGCCCTGGACAGCCGGCAGGCCACTGTGCGCACCGGGGACCAAGACTCCATCCTCTTCATCCGCAAAGCCCAGCGCTCCGACTCAGGCCACTATGAGCTCACGTTGCAGCTGGAAGGCCTGGAGGCCAAGGCAGCCATTGACATCCTGGTGATCGGTATGGGGCCACGGAGGGAGAGCTGCCTCTCTGGGGAGCCCCCATCTCCTAGCCCAGTGCTGAGGGCTGATGGGAGCAGGCCAGAGGAGTAACAGGATCCAAGTCTTAGGGGTGGGAACTCTGTGGCAAGGCCCTGCCTTAACCCCGCTCCCCCTCACACTCTGGTCCTGCAGAGCAACCTGGCCCCCCTAGCAGCATCAGGCTACTGGATGTCTGGGGCTGCAACGCTGCCCTTGAGTGGACACCGCCCCAGGACACGGGCAACACAGAGCTCCTGGGCTACACTGTACAGAAGGCAGACAAAAAGACAGGGGTGAGGCCAGCTGTGTTGGAGGCTGGGGTGCT
The DNA window shown above is from Loxodonta africana isolate mLoxAfr1 chromosome 20, mLoxAfr1.hap2, whole genome shotgun sequence and carries:
- the CHI3L1 gene encoding chitinase-3-like protein 1 encodes the protein MCLRVAQTGFAVLVLLQCCSAYKLVCYYTSWSQYRQGDASCFPDAIDPFLCTHVIYSFANISNNEIDTWEWNDVTLYDTLNSLKNRNPKLKTLLSVGGWTFGSQRFSRIASKTQSRRTFIKSVPPFLRTHGFDGLDLAWLYPGRRDKRHFTTLVKEMKAEFAKEAQSGTQQLLLSAAVSGGKVTLDSGYDIPQISQHLDFISLMTYDFHGAWRQTTGHHSPLFKGQEDASPDRFSNVDYAVGYMLRLRAPANKLVMGIPTFGKSFTLASSETGVGAPTSGPGIAGRFTKEEGILAYYEVCDFLPGATVHRLLGQQVPYATKGNQWVGYDDQESIKSKVQYLRNRQLAGAMVWALDLDDFRGSFCGQNQRFPLTGTIKNALLAA
- the MYBPH gene encoding myosin-binding protein H; its protein translation is MTGKATYEAPAGGPEESASEPTKVPTPEASGEVAAPEPPREEQAPQPQEPVTEAPDPEAPTAAKPVPPSEDVPSAPLRLTVEDVSDSSVTVSWEPPEKLGRLGLQGYVLELCEEGASEWVPVNARPMMVTQQTMRNLALGDKFFLRVAAVSSAGAGPPAVLDQPIHIQEIIEAPKIRVPRHLRQTYIRQVGEAVNLQIPFQGKPRPQASWTHNGQALDSRQATVRTGDQDSILFIRKAQRSDSGHYELTLQLEGLEAKAAIDILVIEQPGPPSSIRLLDVWGCNAALEWTPPQDTGNTELLGYTVQKADKKTGQWFTVLERYHPTTCTISNLIVGNTYSFRVFSENQCGLSTSAAVTKELAHIKKADIAAKSKGFIERDFSEAPSFTQPLADHTSTPGYSTQLFCSVRASPKPKIIWMKNKMDIQGDPKYRALSEQGVCTLEIRKPSPFDSGVYTCKAINVLGEASVDCRLEVKASATH